Below is a window of Escherichia coli DSM 30083 = JCM 1649 = ATCC 11775 DNA.
GAACCCACCGTAATCAGTGGTGGGTCGTGCAGGATTCGAACCTGCGACCAATTGATTAAAAGTCAACTGCTCTACCAACTGAGCTAACGACCCGGTGGTGGGTGATGACGGGATCGAACCGCCGACCCCCTCCTTGTAAGGGAGGTGCTCTCCCAGCTGAGCTAATCACCCGATACTACGCTGGATACTACAACTAACTATGTTAGTGGTGGGTCGTGCAGGATTCGAACCTGCGACCAATTGATTAAAAGTCAACTGCTCTACCAACTGAGCTAACGACCCACTTTTTCGTTGCTTTCGGTTTGTTTGATATCCCGTGGCAACGGCGGCATATATTACTGATTTCAGACTTGAGCGCAACAAAAATTTCGATGTAGATCACTCAACTGCTTATGATTCGCACGACACGACCAGAAATAATGCGACTTCTGGTCGTGTGTTATGCATTACATCGCGTTCAGACGTTTTTGCGCCTGTTTAGCGCCATCAGTACCAGGGTATTTACTGATAACCTGCTGGTATACGGCTTTCGCTTTTGCGGTGTCACCTTTGTCCTGCATGATGACGCCGACTTTAAACATCGCATCTGCAGCCTTCGGTGACTTCGGATAGTTTTTCACTACCGAAGCAAAATAATACGCCGCATCATCTTTTTTACCCTTGTTGTAGTTTAACTGACCCAGCCAATAATTGGCGTTTGGCAGGTAAGTTGAATCAGGGTAATTTTTGATGAAATTCTGAAATGCCACCATTGCGTCATCCTGGCGGGATTTATCCTGCACCAGCGCAATAGCTGCATTGTAATCCGTGTTTGCATCACCGCTTTTCACCGGCGCGCCAGCATTCGCAGTACCAGCATCAGCTGTCGGCGTCGTTGATGCCGCCACACCGCTTTGATCGCCGCTGGTTGATTGCGCCGCTGCACCACCGCTGCTGAGGCTGTCGATCTGCAACAGGATCTGCTTTTGCCGCTCCACGACCTGATTCAGTTGATACTGATTTTCCTGAATCTGACCACGCAGGGAATCAATATCGGATTGATTATCAGAGAGTTGTTGCTGGAGTTGGGTTAAAAGCTGGCTGTGAGCATTAGAAATACGCTCAAGTTGAGTGACGCGGTCTTCGACCGAGCCTGAGCCGACACTACTGATTGGTGCCTGAGCAAAAGCGGCCCAGGGGGCCGCTATACCAACCAGTAACGACAGACTCAATAGTTGATGTCTGAAGTTACTGCTCATGCAATTCTCTTAGTAAACCAGTACCGCACGACGGTTTTTGGCATACGCCGCTTCGTCATGACCCAGTACTGCAGGTTTTTCTTTACCGTAAGAAACGATGGAGATCTGGTCAGCAGAAACGCCTTTACCCTGCAGATACATCTTAACAGCGTTCGCACGACGTTCACCCAGGGAGATGTTGTATTCCGGAGTACCACGTTCGTCCGCGTGACCTTCTACGGTGACTTTGTAAGACGGGTTGCTACGCAGGAAGTTGGCGTGTGCATCCAGCATTTGAGCGAAGTCAGAACGGATATCGTACTTGTCCAGATCGAAGTAAACGATGTTGTTCTGCTGCAGCTGTTGCATTTGCAGACGAGCCTGCTCTTCGGAAGACATGTTGCCGTTGCCGCCGTTCGCATCCATACCAGTGCCGGCACCCAGCATGCCTTCGCTGCCGTCATTGCTGGCGTTCTTGTTGGAAGAACATGCCGCAATTGCCATAACAGGCAGAGCAATCATCAGCCCTTTCAGCACTTTGTTCAGTTGCATTTCAATGATTCCTTTACTATTCAATTAATTATTATCACAGATACGGCGACCAGGCAGGGAATTTGACCTGTCCATCAGTTGCCGGAAGACGCGCTTTGAAACGCCCATCTGTAGAAACCAAATTCAGCACGGATCCCATCCCCTGAGAAGAGCTGTAGATTACCATAGTGCCGTTAGGTGCCAGACTTGGCGTTTCATCCAGGAACGTGGACGACAGAACTTGTACGCCTCCCGTTGCCAGATCTTGTTTGGCAATGTGCTGCTGCCCACCGTTGGAGCTGACCATTACCATAAATTTACCGTCGCTGCTGACATCCGCATCCTGGTTCTGCGAACCTTCCCAGGTAATACGTTGTGGCGCACCGCCGTTGATATTCACTTTATAAACCTGCGGACGACCGGCCTGGTCAGAAGTAAATGCCAGGTTCTGGCTGTCCGGGAACCAGGTCGGTTCGGTATTGTTACTGCGACCATCAGTTACCTGGCGGATCTGACCAGAAGCCAAATCCATTACGTACAGGTTCAGGCTACCGGTTTTCGACAAGGCGAATGCCAGTTTGCTGCCGTCTGGCGAGAATGCAGGTGCACCGTTGTGACGCGGGAATGAAGCCACCTGACGTACAGCGCCATTTGCCAGCGTCTGAATAACCAGCGCGGAACGACCGCTTTCGAAGGTCACATAAGCCAGTTTAGAACCGTCTGGTGACCACGCCGGAGACATCAGCGGTTGCGGTGAACGGTGAACGACAAACTGGTTGTAACCGTCATAGTCAGATACGCGCAGTTCATACGGGAACTGACCGCCGTTAGTCTGAACAACGTAGGCAATACGGGTACGGAACGCACCTTTAATACCGGTCAGTTTTTCAAATACTTCGTCACTGGCGGTATGACCAGCATAACGCAGCCACTGCTTGTTCACTTTGTACGAGTTCTGAGCAAGTACAGTACCCGGTGCGCCGCCAGTGTCAACAAGTTGATAAGCGACATTGTAAGAACCATCCGGATTCGGAGTGACCTGACCGACAACCACAGCGTCAATGCCCAGCGCGGACCATGCAGCTGGTTGTACTTCCTGCGCACTACCCGGCTGCTGTGGCAGACGAGCACGATCTAACGGATTAAATTTACCGCTGTTACGCAAGTCAGCAGCAACGATGCCGCCAATATCTTCAGGTGCCGCACCAGGCCCCGCCCACTGGAAAGGAACAACACCAATAGGACGACCGGAATCTACACCGCTGTCGATCACAATGCGGACTTCAGCATGCAGAACTGATGCCCACAGTATGAGAAAACCAAATGCTACTCGTAATGCCTGCTTCATCATATCTCCCTTATCTGGACCGATGGCCCACGATAATTTAGCAGAATGTTAACAAACTAAAATACACAAAACTACCAGAACCCCGTGGCAACCGGTGCCTGATGTTGACCGTCGGAACAGTCAACATCGCGATTACGGTTTGAAGTCCAATGGCGCGTTTTTGAACACTTCATATACTGCCTGGCTTGGTGGTTTCGGGATCTTCGCAAGTTTAGCTGCTGCCAACGCAGCTTGACAAAGTGCGGGATCGCCACCTTCAGGTTTGATATCCAGTAACATACCATCGGGTGCCAGTTTTATGCGCAGCGTACAGGTTTTGCCTGCATAGGACGATGCGTCATAGAACTTACTTTCGATAGCAGATTTAATCTGCCCGGCATAGTTATTGATATCGGCCCCTGATGCGCCATTGTTTTTAGTATTACCACTCCCGGCAGGCGAAGCATTGTTCCCTTTCGCCCCTCCCCCCGTTTTCGGTGCATTCTTACCAGAGCTTAGCTCACCGAAAATATCATCTGCCTCTGCGGCAGCTTTTGCTGCAGCGGCTTTTTCAGCTGCTGCTTTTGCCGCTGCCGCTTTTTTGTCTGCGGCGGCTTTTTCTGCCGCTGCTTTCTTATCAGCTGCTGCCTTTTCAGCAGCCGCTTTTTCTGCTGCTTTTTTGTCGGCTGCCGCTTTCTTATCAGCTGCAGCCTTTTCAGCAGCCGCTTTCTTCTCAGCTTCTGCCTTGGCTTTTTCAGCAGCTTCGGTTGCCGCTTTCTTTCTTGCTTCAGCTGCAGCTGCTTCTGCCGCTTCAGCTTTCTTCTTCAGCGCCGCAGCAGCAGCCTCGGCTTTTTTCTGCGCTTCGACTGCGGCTTTGGCGGCTTCTGCTTCTGCTTTTTTCTTCGCGTCTGCCGCCGCTTTCTTCGCTGCTTCTTCCGCAGCTTTAGCATCCGCTTCGGCCTTCGCTTTAGCATCTGCCGCCGCTTTCGCTGCCGCCTCTTCCGCTTGCTTCTGCTTTAACTCGGCCTGTTTTGCGGCTTCTTCAGCCTGCTTTTTCTGCTCCTGAGCCGCTAACCGCTCTTTCTCAAGTTGCTTCAGGCGTTCCTGTTCAGCCGCTTGTTTCTCACGCAGTTCTTCAGCAGCCTGCTGCTCCTTCATCTTGCGCTGCTCATCAGAACGCTTCGCGCTTGATTCCTGGCTTTGCATACGTTTGTACTGCTCAACTACCGCACCTGAATCAACCATGACAGCGTCGATGGACGAACCACCGCCGCCTCCGGCTGAAGCTTCTATATTCTCATCGAACGAACTCCAGATCAGCGCCGCAAATAAGATGACATGCAGCACTGCTGAAATAATTATCGCCCGCTTGAGCTTGTCGTTTTGTTCGGTTGCCTTTGACACTCTCGGTTTCCAAAAACTGTTCGCCTGTTACCCGCTCTCTTTCAAGCAAGGGAAACGCAGATGTTTAGATAGGCTGCGTCATTAAACCAACCGATTTCACACCCGCACTATGTAACAAGTTCAGTGCTTTAATTATTTCATCGTAAGGCACATCTTTTGCGCCACCGATCAGAAAGACCGTTTTCGGGTTGGCCTTGAAACGGCTGGACACTTCCGCCACCACCTGCTCTGGTGGTAAACGCTCCAGACGATCTTTCTCAACCACCACGGTGTACTGACCAATACCAGACACTTCAACAATCACTGGCGGATTATCGTTACTGCTCACCGCCTGTGATTCAGTAGCGTCTGGCAGATCGACCTCCACGCTCTGGGTGATGATGGGCGCTGTCGCCATAAAGATCAGCAACAGCACCAGCAGTACGTCCAGCAACGGTACAATGTTGATTTCGGACTTGAGATCGCGACGACCTCGTCCACGCGCTCTGGCCATGGCTTACCCCTTGTTGCTCTCGCTAACGGTAAACGCCTGGCGGTGCAGAATCGCGGTAAACTCTTCCATAAAGTTGTCGTAATTCAGTTCCAGTTTGTTTACGCGCTGGTTTAGGCGGTTATAAGCCATTACCGCCGGAATTGCGGCGAACAAACCAATTGCCGTCGCAATCAACGCTTCTGCGATACCGGGCGCAACCATTTGCAGTGTTGCTTGTTTTACCGCCCCGAGGGCGATAAAGGCGTGCATGATCCCCCAGACCGTACCAAACAGACCAATATACGGGCTGATGGAGCCAACCGTACCGAGGAACGGAATGTGCGTTTCCAGATTTTCAAGTTCACGATTCATGGAAATACGCATCGCACGCGACGCCCCTTCCACTACGGCTTCCGGCGCATGGCTATTGGCACGATGCAGGCGCACAAACTCTTTGAAGCCGCTGTAAAAGATTTGTTCCGAACCGCTCAGATTATCCCGTTTCCCCTGGCTCTCTTGATAGAGGCGAGAGAGTTCGATTCCAGACCAGAATTTATCTTCAAACGCTTCGGCTTCGCGCGCCGCTGCGTTAAGAATACGGGTCCGCTGGATAATAATGGCCCAGGATGCGATTGAAAAACCAATCAAAATCAACATGATAAGTTTAACCAGAAGGCTAGCCTTCAGGAACAAATCAAGGATATTCATGTCAGTCACTGCTTAAACTCCGCGACAATAGACTTGGGAAGCGCACGAGGCTTCATTTTGAGTGGGTCAACGCAAACAACCAGAACCTCTGCTTCATTCAACAAAGTATTCTCGGCGTTGACAATACGTTGCGTGAAAACCAAAGAGGTGCCACGCATTGATGTTATTTCAGTCTGTATTTCGAGCATATCGTCGAGCCGCGCAGGTGCGTAATATTCCACCGTCATTTTACGTACCACAAAGGCAACGCGTTCAGCCATCAGCGCCTGTTGACTGAAATGATGATGACGCAGCATCTCTGTGCGTGCTCTTTCATAAAAAGCGACGTAACTGGCGTGGTACACCACACCACCGGCATCGGTATCTTCATAGTAGACGCGAACCGGCCATCGAAACAGCGTTGTATTCACTTTACATCCCGGTAATGCAACAAAAGTTAGAGCTTTTAAACGCTGCTACTATACGCGCGCGATTGAGGTTTGGGAATGAGGGCAAGTTAAGGGAGCGTAAAAATTTATGGGCCTGACTCGGCCCATAAATTTTTAAAGAGAATTCTGATTTAAAAGAAGAAGAAAATCAGCCCGACAATGAGAACAATATCGGCAAGCAATGGGCAAAAAATCCCTTGCCAGAGAACCTTCTGCGGACGAAAGCCCACGCCGTGAATCACACCAGCACAGACGGCCCACATAAGCAGTAAGCCATGCCAGATTTCCAGTTCACTGGTCTTCGCGGCGAAACGTGATGGGTCCCAAAACATACATCCTGCTAACAGAAGTGCCATCACGAAGGAAAGCGCCCGCAGGGGGCGCTTGTCCATTACCGCATACAAGGTTGCGATAATCTTACTCATCAGATGTCTTCTTGACCGGCTTTGCCTGATTCGACGTGCTCAAGCGCCAGCGCGGTGATTACCCCAAACGAACAGGCAAGAAGCGTTCCCAGAATCCATGCGAAATACCACATTTTTAGCTCCTTACTTAGTACAGAGAGTGGGTGTTACGTTCAATATCTTCTTTGGTGATACGACCGAACATTTTCCAGTAACACCAGGCGGTGTAGAGCAGAATGATCGGTACCAGAACCACCGCAACCCAGGTCATGACGTTAAGCGTCAGCTGGCTGGAAGTTGCATCCCACATTGTCAGACTTGCGTTCATCATGGTGCTGGACGGCATCACAAACGGGAACATTGCGATACCGGCAGTCAGGATGATGCAGGCCAGCGTCAGGGAGGAGAATACAAACGCCCACGCGGCTTTATCCATACGTGCAGTCAGGATGGTCAGCAGCGGCAGAACCACACCCAGTGCCGGAATAGCCCACAGAATTGGCGTGTTGTTGAAGTTAACCAGCCATGCGCCAGCTTCACGAACCACTTCTTTATTCAGCGGGTTAGAGGCTGCGTAATGGTCCATTGTCGATTTCACGACATAACCATCGATACCGTACATCACCCATACGCCAGCCAGTGCGAAGCAGACCAGCGTCACCAGTGCCGCCACCTGAGCCGTTGCACGGGTACGCAGGTGCAGTTCGCCCACGGTACGCATTTGCAGATAGGTTGCGCCCTGAGTAATGATCATCCCTACGCTCACCACACCTGCCAGCAGGCCGAACGGGTTAAGCAGCTGGAAGAAGTTACCGGTGTAGTACAGACGCAGATATTCATCAACGTTGAATGGTACGCCCTGCAACAGGTTACCGAACGCTACACCAATCACCAGCGGCGGAACGAAGCTACCAATGAAGATGCCCCAGTCCCACATGTTACGCCAGCGGGTTTCTTCAATCTTGGAGCGGTAGTCAAAACCGACCGGACGGAAGAACAAAGACGCCAGCACGAGGATCATCGCCACATAGAAGCCGGAGAACGCAGCGGCATAGACCATCGGCCAGGCAGCAAACAGTGCGCCGCCTGCGGTGATCAGCCAAACCTGGTTACCGTCCCAGTGTGGTGCGATGGAGTTAATCATAATTCGACGCTCGGTGTCGTTACGACCGAGGAAACGGGTGAGCATGCCCACCCCCATGTCGAAACCGTCAGTGACTGCAAAACCAATCAGCAGAACGCCAACCAGCAGCCACCAGATAAAACGCAATACTTCATAATCGATCATTTGACGACTCCTGTCTTAGCGTGCCGGCTGAGTAGTCGTGGAAGACTGCTCAAAGTGATAGCGACCGGTTTTCAGGCTGCTTGGGCCGAGGCGTGCAAACTTGAACATTAAGAACAATTCTGCCACCAGGAACAGGGTATACAGGCCGCAAATCAGCACCATCGAGAAGATGAGATCGCCTGCGGTCAGTGACGAGTTCGCCACAGCTGTCGGCAGCACTTCACCGATAGCCCACGGTTGGCGGCCATATTCAGCCACGAACCAGCCCGCTTCTACAGCAATCCACGGCAGCGGAATACCGTACAGCGCGGCGCGCAGCAGCCATTTTTTCTCGCCAATGCGGTTGCGGATGACACTCCAGAAAGAGAGCGCGATGATTGCCAGCAGCAGGAAGCCACACGCCACCATGATACGGAACGCAAAGTACAGCGGCGCTACACGCGGAATGGAGTCTTTGGTTGCCTGTTGAATCTGAGCTTCAGTCGCATCAGCCACGTTTGGCGTATAGCGTTTCAGCAGCAGACCGTAACCGAGATCTTTCTTCATGCTATTGAACTGGTCACGAACGGCCTGGTCAGTAGAACCAGAACGCAGTTGTTCGAGCAGAGAGTACGCCTTCATCCCGTTACGAATGCGTTCTTCATGCTGCACCATCAGTTCTTTCAGACCGATAACTGGAGTATCCACGGAACGCGTTGCAATGATGCCCAGCGCGTAAGGGATCTGGATCGCAAATTTGTTCGTTTCCTCTTCCTGATCAGGAATGCCGAACAGAGTAAAGGCAGCAGGTGCAGGTTGCGTTTCCCACTCGGCTTCGATAGCAGCCAGTTTGGTTTTCTGCACGTCGCCCATTTCGTAGCCGGATTCATCACCCAGAACAATAACAGACAGAACGGCAGCCATACCGAAGCTGGCAGCGATAGCAAAGGAGCGTTTAGCGAAGGCGAAGTCACGACCTTTCAGCATATACCATGCGCTGATACCGAGGATGAACATTGCGCCAGTCACATAACCAGAAGCTACGGTGTGAACGAATTTCACCTGAGCAACCGGGTTAAGCACCAGCTCGGAGAAGCTCACCATCTCCATACGCATAGTTTCAAAGTTGAAATCGGACGCGATTGGGTTTTGCATCCAGCCGTTTGCAACCAGAATCCACAGTGCGGACAGGTTTGAACCGAGCGCCACCAGCCAGGTGACACACATATGCTGAACTTTACCCAGACGATCCCAACCGAAGAAGAACAGACCTACAAAGGTGGATTCGAGGAAGAAGGCCATCAGACCTTCGATTGCCAGCGGCGCACCGAAGATATCCCCTACATAGTGGGAATAGTAAGACCAGTTAGTCCCGAACTGGAACTCCATGGTCAGACCGGTAGCCACACCCAGAGCAAAGTTGATACCAAACAACTTGCCCCAGAACTTGGTCATATCTTTATAAATCTGTTTGCCGGAAAGGACGTAGACCGTTTCCATAATGGCCAGCAGGAACGCCATACCGAGCGTCAGTGGCACAAAAAGGAAGTGGTACATCGCGGTCAAGGCAAACTGTAAGCGCGACAGTTCGACTATATCTAACATCATGACTCCTTGCTCATCGCATGAAGACTCCGAGAGTGAACCCCGTTAGAAAGGGTCACACGCATGCCCCAATACAAAATTATTTGCTCGCCTCTATCGTTGCCATTTCATCAAAAGAGGAAAAGACAATGATAAAAAAGTTACAAATGTGTTAATGAATAAACCAAATTGATCCCGTAATTATATTACGCCGCAAAATCCTTACAATAAACAGGTTTTTATTGAGCAAATTTGCATTTTTCGACAGTGATCAATTTATAGCGAAATTGTCACGATCTCACCAATTTGATCTACAACAATTTATCGTGTTTTGCAGATTTTTTTCAAGAATTAAAAATTGATTTATATCAAAATCAACCACATATGTTAATTATGTGTGAATCATGAGCCACTGGTAACTTTATTGTTAATTTATTGTAACAAAATAGCACAGTAAAATTACCCACATGGAAATATATAGATAAAAAACCAGTATTTTATTTAACAGAGCCGCTTTATCGACTTTTTATAATACTAATTAGTTAGAGTAGCTACTTTATTGCCATTTTACATAACATATTTTTATCAACGTTAATTGATTGTTGTCTTTATGAGCAACGTACTGTAAATCCGTCACTTATTGTTTCATTGGTAATAATCACAAGAAGAAATAGATACCTTAGGTATAGTCAGATGGAACAAGGATTTTCAAAATAAAATATATATGGTATTAATATTTCCCGATCTGTATTCAATGATTCGCTCAAAGATTGAAATTCAAGAGAAATTGTTATAGCAGTGATACGAAACAACAAAACGGAATGATTGCCAGCCGTTAGAAAACACCGGACACTCTCGTGTAAAAAGCTACCCTGTCTATGGATATAGCGATATCAACTCATCAAGCGTGGACTGAATGATATTCAGCTCCATATGGGCGGCAACCTGGAGGATAAACATGATTTCGCCGTTGGAATCAAGGTTGTTCTGCAATATCTACCAGACTGCTTCAATTTATCTGTTTTGGCAGTGCCATAATCTTAATTTAACTATTTGAAGATGATGATATTGTAAGATGCCAGAAATTTAGTAATCTGGAGAACCATGTTTACGATCACTAAATATTAAAGTAATAGTCGATAATTCAGTAGCACATCGGGTAATATAACGTATTGATACATAATCATATTAAAAAATTCGTGATTAAATAACATAAGAATATGTTTTATTATCATTAAAAAACCTTTTATTTCCATCATCCTTAAGATAATAAAACAGTGAATGATGGATAACTTGACCAGAAAAACAAGCAAGCATATAAAATTAAAAAATATGATTCCACTTTCATTTTTATAAAATGGCATCGTGAAGAGCGAGTTGATAATGCTGCAATGCATCAGCGTCCTGTCCAGCAGTTTCATAAATTTTGGCAATGTTATAATAGGAGTTAGCGCGCGTTGTCGCCGCATTTGCTCCACTGGCTAACGAGATCGCTTTACGATTTGCCCAAATTGCTTCCGCGATGTTGCCATTTTTCTGATACGCCAGCCCCAGGTTACTAAATGCCTGTCCGTAATTGCCGTCTAATTCTGTTGCCTGTTGGAAGAGTTGAATGGCTTGCTCAAGTTGACCGGTTTTGTAAACAGCTTCGCCTTCACGATTATATTTTCTTGCCAGTTGAGTATCTCCACTGTTTTGCATCGCAGGTGAAGCCGGAGTTGAAGAACCCGTCGCAGGCATTATCACAGTGGCTAAATCCCTGACGCCTAATGTGGTGTCGTTAAAATTGGCGCTGGTAACAGAGTTGATATCTTCAAACTCGCCGTTTGGATTGAGTTTAAACACGGTCCAGATGTTCCCTCGTTTTCCAGCAGGGACACTATAACTACGCACCAGGGAGCTCCCTACATAAACAAACACTTTTGCCTTACTGGCAGAGAGATAATTACTGTTGGGCAACCCTTTGTTGCTATAGTCCTGCACGGCATAGATGTAACTTTCGCCAAAATGCTTTTTGCTGATAGTGACAGTTTCTGATCCATAGCTATCCGTATCATCAACATCCAGATTAGCATCAGTCCCCTCTTTACTATCAAAATAGATATGTCCGCCAGGGAAGATCAAATGTGAATCAAGATCAAAAGGCTTTTCGCCCCAGCTCAAAACTACACGCATGCCATCCAGACTAGTCATTGCCGGACTAATCGCATAAGTCATGCCAGCACACGAACATTTGACCACCAGATTAGAATAGCCCTCTTTTTTGACGATCAATAAAGCATCTTGATCATCAGCAAATGTAGAACCCAGATTAACGCTGCCCGATGCATTTGTGGTTCCAGAAACAGATTGTGCGCCATTGCGTTGCAGCGTCACCGATACTCCCTCAATGCGTTTATCTTTCACTGTCGCACTTAAAATATCGATATTTACATCGGCCGCATAAACGTCCGAATTTACACCCATCAGGGCCAGAGCAACCGGCAGAACAATTTTCTTCTTGTATAAATGCTTTTACAGAACGGAGAGGGGATATTTTGCCGGGCATTATTGCGCAGAGGATGGGAGAAAAGCAGTGGGCAAACTTTTCAGATTAGTGCCCGAATAAAAAAGGCCATCATAAGATGGCCAACCATGTCGAAACCGACAGCCCTTCGCCCTTCCTGTAGGGGGAAGCGGCGAGGGCTATTTCTTATTACAGATATTTATTTCAGAACAGTTTTCAGTGCTTCACCGATATCCGCCAGGCTGCGAACGGTTTTCACGCCTGCGGCTTCCAGAGCAGCGAATTTCTCATCCGCAGTCCCTTTACCACCGGCAATGATCGCACCTGCGTGACCCATACGTTTGCCTTTCGGCGCAGTCACACCAGCGATGTAACCCACAACTGGCTTGGTAACGTGTTCCTTGATGTACGCCGCTGCTTCTTCTTCAGCGCTACCGCCGATCTCACCGATCATCACGATCGCTTCGGTCTGCGGATCTTTTTCGAACATTTCGAGGATATCGATAAAGTTAGAGCCAGGGATCGGGTCGCCGCCGATACCAACACAGGTCGACTGACCGAAACCGTAATCCGTGGTCTGTTTAACCGCTTCATAGGTCAGCGTACCGGAACGGGAAACGATACCCACTTTACCTGGTTTGTGAATGTGACCCGGCTGGATACCGATTTTGCATTCCCCCGGGGTGATAACGCCTGGGCAGTTCGGGCCGATCATACGAACGCCTGCTTCATCCAGTTTCACTTTCACGGTCAGCATATCCAGCGTCGGGATGCCTTCAGTGATGGTGATAATCAGTTTGATGCCTGCATCGATGGCTTCCAGAATGGAGTCTTTGCAGAACGGTGCTGGTACGTAGATAACAGAAGCGGTAGCGCCAGTAGCAGCAACAGCTTCACGCACGGTGTTGAACACCGGCAGGCCGAGGTGGGTGGTGCCGCCTTTACCTGGGGTTACGCCGCCAACCATTTTAGTGCCGTATGCAATAGCCTGTTCTGAGTGGAAAGTCCCCTGGCTACCGGTAAAGCCCTGGCAGATAACCTTGGTGTTTTTATCAATTAAAATGGACATTATTTCCCCTCCACTGCGGCAACAACCTGCTGAGCTGCATCCGTCAGACCTTTTGCTGCAATAATATTCAGGCCGCTGTCAGCCAGTTTCTTCGCACCGAGTTCGGCGTTGTTACCTTCCAGACGTACCACGACCGGTACGTTAACACCCACTTCCGCTACCGCGCCGATGATACCGTCAGCGATCAGGTCGCAACGAACGATACCGCCGAAGATGTTAACCAGAACAGCTTTCACTTTGTCGTCAGAGAGGATGATTTTGAACGCTTCGGTTACACGTTCTTTGGTTGCGCCGCCGCCAACGTCCAGGAAGTTAGCCGGTTCGCCGCCGTGCAGTTTAACGATGTCCATCGTACCCATTGCCAGACCTGCGCCGTTAACCATACAACCGATGTTACCGTCCAGCGCAACGTAGTTCAGTTCCCACTGTGCAGCCTGTGCTTCACGCGGATCTTCCTGCGACTGGTCACGCATTTCACGCAGATCAGGCTGGCGGAACAGTGCGTTGCCATCAGCGCCCAGTTTGCCGTCGAGGCAAATCAGATCGCCCTGTTTGGTAATAACCAGCGGGTTGATTTCGATCAGCGCCAGGTCGCGCTCCAGGAAAATGGTCGCCAGACCCATGAAGATTTTGGTGAACTGCTGAACCAGTTTACCTTCCAGACCCAGTTTAAACGCCAGTTCGCGTCCCTGATACGGCATCGGGCCAGTCAGCGGATCAAGCGCAACTTTGTGGATCAGGTGCGGAGTTTCTTCCGCCACTTTTTCAATTTCCACGCCGCCTTCGGTGGAGGCCATAAAGACCACGCGACGGGAACTACGGTCAACAACGGCACCGAGATACAGCTCTTTAGCGATATCGGTCGCTGCTTCAACCAGAATCTGGTTAACCGGTTGGCCATTGGCATCTGTTTGATACGTTACCAGACGCTTGCCCAGCCAGTTTTCTGCAAAAGCACGGATGTCTTCTTTGCTGTTTACAACTTTCACACCGCCCGCTTTACCGCGGCCACCAGC
It encodes the following:
- the ybgC gene encoding tol-pal system-associated acyl-CoA thioesterase, giving the protein MNTTLFRWPVRVYYEDTDAGGVVYHASYVAFYERARTEMLRHHHFSQQALMAERVAFVVRKMTVEYYAPARLDDMLEIQTEITSMRGTSLVFTQRIVNAENTLLNEAEVLVVCVDPLKMKPRALPKSIVAEFKQ
- the ybgE gene encoding cyd operon protein YbgE; this encodes MSKIIATLYAVMDKRPLRALSFVMALLLAGCMFWDPSRFAAKTSELEIWHGLLLMWAVCAGVIHGVGFRPQKVLWQGIFCPLLADIVLIVGLIFFFF
- the cydX gene encoding cytochrome bd-I oxidase subunit CydX is translated as MWYFAWILGTLLACSFGVITALALEHVESGKAGQEDI
- the cydB gene encoding cytochrome d ubiquinol oxidase subunit II, producing MIDYEVLRFIWWLLVGVLLIGFAVTDGFDMGVGMLTRFLGRNDTERRIMINSIAPHWDGNQVWLITAGGALFAAWPMVYAAAFSGFYVAMILVLASLFFRPVGFDYRSKIEETRWRNMWDWGIFIGSFVPPLVIGVAFGNLLQGVPFNVDEYLRLYYTGNFFQLLNPFGLLAGVVSVGMIITQGATYLQMRTVGELHLRTRATAQVAALVTLVCFALAGVWVMYGIDGYVVKSTMDHYAASNPLNKEVVREAGAWLVNFNNTPILWAIPALGVVLPLLTILTARMDKAAWAFVFSSLTLACIILTAGIAMFPFVMPSSTMMNASLTMWDATSSQLTLNVMTWVAVVLVPIILLYTAWCYWKMFGRITKEDIERNTHSLY
- the cydA gene encoding cytochrome ubiquinol oxidase subunit I → MLDIVELSRLQFALTAMYHFLFVPLTLGMAFLLAIMETVYVLSGKQIYKDMTKFWGKLFGINFALGVATGLTMEFQFGTNWSYYSHYVGDIFGAPLAIEGLMAFFLESTFVGLFFFGWDRLGKVQHMCVTWLVALGSNLSALWILVANGWMQNPIASDFNFETMRMEMVSFSELVLNPVAQVKFVHTVASGYVTGAMFILGISAWYMLKGRDFAFAKRSFAIAASFGMAAVLSVIVLGDESGYEMGDVQKTKLAAIEAEWETQPAPAAFTLFGIPDQEEETNKFAIQIPYALGIIATRSVDTPVIGLKELMVQHEERIRNGMKAYSLLEQLRSGSTDQAVRDQFNSMKKDLGYGLLLKRYTPNVADATEAQIQQATKDSIPRVAPLYFAFRIMVACGFLLLAIIALSFWSVIRNRIGEKKWLLRAALYGIPLPWIAVEAGWFVAEYGRQPWAIGEVLPTAVANSSLTAGDLIFSMVLICGLYTLFLVAELFLMFKFARLGPSSLKTGRYHFEQSSTTTQPAR
- a CDS encoding tetratricopeptide repeat protein, with protein sequence MGVNSDVYAADVNIDILSATVKDKRIEGVSVTLQRNGAQSVSGTTNASGSVNLGSTFADDQDALLIVKKEGYSNLVVKCSCAGMTYAISPAMTSLDGMRVVLSWGEKPFDLDSHLIFPGGHIYFDSKEGTDANLDVDDTDSYGSETVTISKKHFGESYIYAVQDYSNKGLPNSNYLSASKAKVFVYVGSSLVRSYSVPAGKRGNIWTVFKLNPNGEFEDINSVTSANFNDTTLGVRDLATVIMPATGSSTPASPAMQNSGDTQLARKYNREGEAVYKTGQLEQAIQLFQQATELDGNYGQAFSNLGLAYQKNGNIAEAIWANRKAISLASGANAATTRANSYYNIAKIYETAGQDADALQHYQLALHDAIL